The nucleotide window TATTGGCGTTGGTCTTGACCAGACTCCCGAGCTGGGATCGTGAATCAGAGTCGAGGAGCTCAGGGATCAGCGATGACTTGGAGACAAGGTAGGCCTTCGAGGCGACCAGATTCATGAGTGCGAGTGGGAAAAGGAGGAGCGATCGTAGCTCGAAGATCATGAGAAAGACGCCGACGAAGCGGACGATACCCGAGACGATGACGACGATGCGCCGGACTCTTGGACCCCGATCGATGAGAGGGGAGATTAACGGTGCTAATACCGCAAATGGCGCCATCGTGAAAAGGAGGTAGAGGGTTACCTTCGAGCGAGCTTCATCAGGTGAGATCGAGAAGAAGAGTGAACCCGCGAGGGCGACGGTCATGAGGGTATCCGATGAAATCGAGAGTGCATGGATGCGACGGAGTATGCCGAGCGGGGAGCTGGCGTCAAAGTAGTTTGTGAGCCACACCTTGGACCGTTCGGTGACTCGTCGGTGGGAGTGTGGCTGCACCCCCACCATGCTAGCGAGCATGGTGGGATTATGATCGAGTGCACGACGTCTCCTAGGCACGCGACCGGCTGGCCTGGTTGACTGCAGTGGATTGTCTGCTCGTGAGTGAGCATTCGAGCTGAAGGGCCCGCGGCTGAAGCGGATACGTGGTTCATAGATGGTCAGCAGTTGCTCTGTGATGGCGGCTAACAGGAGATGCAGCGTGTCCTGGCGCAGTCGTGAGGCGAGGTGGCAAGACGATTCCCACGTAGCTGCGTTACTCGAGAACGAGGAGGGTAGTGATTCGCTTGGATTGCGAGACCCAGATGGCGCGTGGTGGGCGCCATCTGGGTCGTGGGGTGGAGTAGGAGTTCGGCTCACCTAGATTCCACGCTGATTCATTGGTGAGCCTTTCTCCACTCTCGGTCGAAAATAGCCAGGGGTTAAGGAGTATTGTCAGGGGAATCAGTGACCTATGGCCCTAGAAACAGGATGTTCTTCGTTACTAGAGTGTCGCTTAGTATTGGTGCTAGTGGTTATGTTCTGCCGCAGAGCGCTGTTGCCGACAGGTTGAGCAGTGGGTGCGGGTGTGATATGGTCGTTGGGACGTGAAGGAGAGAGATGTCTGGGCAGAGTTATGATCGGGTGGTATTGGGTTATGACGGTTCTACCATGGCAAAACCGGCATTGGAGTTTGCGCTCGCCGAAGCAGAGCTGCGTGGGGCTGAGCTGGTAATCGTTTATGCGTGGACTGAGCCGGACTACGGTTTTGGGCTCTCAGAGTCGGTCATCGGTGAATTTGAGGCGACGGGCAACGCGCTCTTGGCTGAGGCGGCTGAGGTTGCCGCTAAGACACATCCCGGGGTGAAGGTAAAGACTGCCCTGGAGAGCGGCAACGCCGCTTCTCGGATTATTGAGCATGCCGACAAGGCCGATCTGGTGGTCGTGGGTGCCCGCGGTCATGGTGGTTTTCAGGCCCTGATGCTTGGCAGTGTCAGTGATCAACTGGTCCATCACTGTCCGGTGCCCGTTGTCATCGTTCGCAGTTAGACGATGCACGGAGATGCCAGGTCGCTACATGGTGATGCCAGGTCGCTACATGGTGAGTAGGGTATGACGATGATACGGCTCTTCATCGTTGAAGACCACGAAGTGGTACGGCGTGGTATCGTGGCTCTTCTCTCTAATGATCCAGATATCGAGGTGGTCGGAGAGGCCGGAGGGGTCAAGGAGGCATTGGAGCGCTTTGCGCTCGTTGAGGCCGACGTGGCACTCTTAGATGTCAGGCTCGGCGATGGCGACGGCATTAGTCTCTGTCGCGACCTCCGATCGATGGCGCCAGAGCTCCGGTGCGTGATGTTGACCTCATTCTCCGATGATGAGGCACTGTTTTCCGCGATTATGGCGGGTGCGTCAGGATACCTCCTTAAGAAGATCAAGGTCGATGAACTCGTACACTCTATCAAGAGGATTGCAGCCGGAGAGAGTCTTATCGATCCCGGGTTGACCACCAGGTTGCTGGAGCGTCTTCGCGAGGGTGCCGATGATCCCCTGGCGAGTCTGACTGAACAGGAGCGCAAGATCTTTGATCTCATCGTCGAGGGTAAGACGAACCGTGAGATTGCGGCTGAGGTCTATTTGGCCGAAAAAACGGTAAAGAACTATGTCTCCAACCTGCTTGCCAAGCTCGGTGTTCGCCATCGCAGTGAGGCCGCGGCCCTTGGGGCACGCCTCGCAGAACGCAAGCGATTCGATCATGAGCAATTGTAGGTATCAAGTTTCCTTCTGTTCTTGACACGGTCTCGCCACCCGGCTAGGCTCTTCTGAGTGTCAGGGTGTGCCTTCAAGCGATGGATCCTTCGTTAGTCGATGGGTTGGACTAGATTTGGACTGTTTGTTCGGGGAATCCGTTTCCGTCTAGGGGCTCTTGTCTTCCTGCTAGTTGCGGCGGTGGTGGCAATCCTTGGGGCGACCATTGGTCCGATCTACCTCGGTTCAGCACAGAACTCGGTGCTGATCGGTGGTTTGCGTGCCGCCCCCGTATCTAAGACCGGCCTGCAGGTGACCTCCACCGGCGCCTTGGATCGTGCAAAGCTCTTGGCGGCCATCACCCAGGCGCCACGGCTCGATGGCCGTCCGCTGTTTGCCCATCCGTTGCTGACCGCGCTGGTTCCGGCTGCCATCACCCCGGGACCACAGCTCCGGGGTGCCGCCATTGTATCGAGCTTCTTTGAGCGTACCGCGCTCTGTGCGCACCTCCAGCTCGATAGCGGACACTGTCCCCTCAACGATCATCAACTTCTCCTCAGCGCGCGCTCTGCTCAGTACCTCCACGTCAAGACAGGATCAACGGTGAAGGTCGCGGCCGGGCTGATCCCGGCGGGTGTGCCGGGGGCGGGAACGAGCGAGCGCTACCTCGTCGTTGGGACCTACGCGATTCCCGATACCAACACGAACTACTGGTGGGGTGACAATTACTTCGCTTTCGGCTCAGGCTCGGGTTCGACGGTGAACTTAGATCCACTGATTGTCGCTCCGGGCTTCTTTGGCGGTGCGGCGCAGTTCGGCGTCGTTCGCTCGAGCAACTTCAACTCCTACCTGGGAGTGGATCGCTTACTCCAGATGCCACTCAACCCCGCAGTAGTTAACATCCGTAACTATCGCGGCACTGGTGCGGTGGTCGATCGCTACGCAGAGCGGGTGGCCACCCGCGATGATGCGAGTGCGAGCTCCGGTCTTTTTGGTGTCATTGGCTCGATTATCGCCTCACAGAATTCGATGACGACATTGGTGACGGTCATTATCTTGGAGTTGGTCCTGTTGGGCCTGATCGTCTTTGGCACCTTAATTTGGCGTATGGTGCAGTCGAGAATGGGGGAGTTTCGGCTCGCCCAACTTCGTGGGGTGCGTTCGCGAAGCATCGTTCTGCGCGCTATCGGTGAGCCATTGGTGGTGTTGGTGATCGCGAGTCCACTCGGGTTTCTTGGGGCCTATGTGACGGTGATGATCGCTGGCCATGCGTACTTTGCTGCTGGCACCCAGCTCTATATCTTGGGGTCGACCTATATCGCGGGTCTCGCAGTGGTCGTCGCCGCGTTGGTCGTCACCGTCGTTGCGGCGGCGACAGCGCTACGCCGTGGGGTCCTTGAGGCGAGCCGTTCAGCGCTGCGCAACCGAGGGCGGTTCCGTGCACTGGTCGATGTGTTGATTGTTGTGGTAGCGGGTGTATTGACGGCACAGTTGGTGATCGCGCCAACGAATGGCAACAGCGTGGATCCTCTCGCAGGTGCGGCGCCTGCGTTCCTCGGGGCCGGTATCGCTATCGTGACCATTGCGCTCACGTCGTTGGCACTGCGTTTTGCTCGTCGTCTCACGCGCGGGGGGCGGCATATCGCTTGGTATCTGAGCGTCCGGCAGCTTCGGGCCCGTTCAGGCATGCTGCGCCAGATTATTCCCTTTGGTATTGCGCTCGCGCTGGTGGTCTTTGGCTTCGGGGCGCAGTCGGTGATCGCGCGTCATCGCAGTGAGGTCGCCAACTACGAGGTGGGCGCCGGAAAGGTGCTCACGGTCGCATTGCCCAAGCATCTGGGGCTAGTTGCCGCTGTTGATCGCGCTGACCCGACGGGTGATGCGGCCATGGCGGCGCAGCTCTATCGCGCGCCGAGTGGCACCACGTTGGCGGTGCAGGCGGCCCGTTTCGGACGGGTTGTCAGCTGGCCACCTGCGGTCGGTACTGGGCCAGTCGCCAAGATCGCCACTGAACTGGGACCCTTTGGAGCTAAAGCCTATCGCGTCACCGCAAATACCCTCACCATTCGTGCCCGCACCAAGGGATCGGTGCCGACTGGCGCCCAGGTCGACCTTGAGGTCACCCTACTCAATGAGGCCCAGGATGTCCCTGATAGCATCTATGTACCGTTGACCACTGCGAATCAGACCATGCGTATCGCCACTGGCTGCGCACAAGACGGATGCCTCTTCTCCGGCATTGGTTACTCGGTGATCACCAATGGTGGCTATGTGGCTCCAGGTGCACACTTCACGATTGAGGTCTCGGAGCTCGGTGGT belongs to Ferrimicrobium sp. and includes:
- a CDS encoding FtsX-like permease family protein, whose translation is MGWTRFGLFVRGIRFRLGALVFLLVAAVVAILGATIGPIYLGSAQNSVLIGGLRAAPVSKTGLQVTSTGALDRAKLLAAITQAPRLDGRPLFAHPLLTALVPAAITPGPQLRGAAIVSSFFERTALCAHLQLDSGHCPLNDHQLLLSARSAQYLHVKTGSTVKVAAGLIPAGVPGAGTSERYLVVGTYAIPDTNTNYWWGDNYFAFGSGSGSTVNLDPLIVAPGFFGGAAQFGVVRSSNFNSYLGVDRLLQMPLNPAVVNIRNYRGTGAVVDRYAERVATRDDASASSGLFGVIGSIIASQNSMTTLVTVIILELVLLGLIVFGTLIWRMVQSRMGEFRLAQLRGVRSRSIVLRAIGEPLVVLVIASPLGFLGAYVTVMIAGHAYFAAGTQLYILGSTYIAGLAVVVAALVVTVVAAATALRRGVLEASRSALRNRGRFRALVDVLIVVVAGVLTAQLVIAPTNGNSVDPLAGAAPAFLGAGIAIVTIALTSLALRFARRLTRGGRHIAWYLSVRQLRARSGMLRQIIPFGIALALVVFGFGAQSVIARHRSEVANYEVGAGKVLTVALPKHLGLVAAVDRADPTGDAAMAAQLYRAPSGTTLAVQAARFGRVVSWPPAVGTGPVAKIATELGPFGAKAYRVTANTLTIRARTKGSVPTGAQVDLEVTLLNEAQDVPDSIYVPLTTANQTMRIATGCAQDGCLFSGIGYSVITNGGYVAPGAHFTIEVSELGGVSPGAGRSTEALRGPWRGATGVSTSVHSSPSQLDFTAYSASGGSTIAVVPRSYPTYLPAIVSQSVRSTLSANVVSAVGTGVINGLDGNQINIRPFLTLASLPSVGGDASIVDLTQAQLVQESASLASDEVWLAKGAPSSVLQRLEREGVVVESVTSAKALAASYANQPLGLAERLFPIAAAAGIVVVLLGLAFELLVEGRGRIPEFAAMRVLGLSRPRLIVAYILEAVILVISAAIAGVVAGVLGARLALPVLPEIDSGLDHLHFGYALPVVSEILVIVLVVIAALAVGALAATRVVGRASFDELRAGDR
- a CDS encoding universal stress protein, whose protein sequence is MSGQSYDRVVLGYDGSTMAKPALEFALAEAELRGAELVIVYAWTEPDYGFGLSESVIGEFEATGNALLAEAAEVAAKTHPGVKVKTALESGNAASRIIEHADKADLVVVGARGHGGFQALMLGSVSDQLVHHCPVPVVIVRS
- a CDS encoding response regulator transcription factor, which translates into the protein MIRLFIVEDHEVVRRGIVALLSNDPDIEVVGEAGGVKEALERFALVEADVALLDVRLGDGDGISLCRDLRSMAPELRCVMLTSFSDDEALFSAIMAGASGYLLKKIKVDELVHSIKRIAAGESLIDPGLTTRLLERLREGADDPLASLTEQERKIFDLIVEGKTNREIAAEVYLAEKTVKNYVSNLLAKLGVRHRSEAAALGARLAERKRFDHEQL